The Pristiophorus japonicus isolate sPriJap1 chromosome 3, sPriJap1.hap1, whole genome shotgun sequence genome has a segment encoding these proteins:
- the c3h2orf69 gene encoding mitochondrial protein C2orf69 homolog yields the protein MGPAASVRRRHSAASVFLPSLLRILLPPVAVDIATMTRPGWAPADTRVWKVPGIEVLRLSDVSGWGSGKRNDVVLGVGDSNRSGSRQHVVYFPGDVQNYHDLMMHHPENVRWQHWSLEEVAALLFHRFPDSHIWIIKASRIHLHKFSCYDNFVQSNLFGVPEHSPDCQVFKHLLALLTNAFKQAHSILHSQTNPGESAQGSFAVAHDEGSSTHCETENGLAVKNDLNTTGHTESEDLKCTDPSLKFILIGFSKGCVVLNQLLYALSEAKKDEELAAFINNIKEMYWLDGGHAGGSNTWVTSPEILKVFAQTNIPVHAHVTPYQVRDSMRAWIGKEHKKFIRLLVGYGAKVINQLHFENETPSVDNHFRVLQVFKDALDPK from the exons atGGGCCCAGCCGCCAGCGTCAGGCGGCGACATTCAGCGGCCTCCGTTTTCCTCCCCTCACTGCTCCGGATCCTGTTACCGCCGGTGGCTGTGGACATTGCGACAATGACCAGGCCCGGCTGGGCACCGGCGGACACTCGGGTTTGGAAGGTGCCGGGGATTGAGGTGTTGAGACTGAGCGATGTGTCAGGCTGGGGGTCGGGCAAGAGGAACGACGTGGTGCTGGGTGTCGGCGACAGCAACCGGAGCGGGAGCCGGCAACATGTGGTCTACTTTCCGGGGGACGTGCAG AACTATCATGACCTGATGATGCACCATCCAGAAAATGTCCGTTGGCAGCATTGGAGTCTAGAAGAAGTTGCTGCTTTGCTGTTCCATCGTTTCCCTGACAGTCACATCTGGATCATAAAGGCTTCCCGGATTCACCTCCACAAGTTCAGTTGCTACGACAACTTTGTGCAAAGCAATCTGTTTGGCGTGCCTGAACATAGCCCGGACTGTCAGGTTTTCAAGCACCTTCTTGCACTGTTGACCAATGCTTTCAAGCAGGCCCACAGTATCCTGCATTCACAGACAAATCCTGGTGAAAGTGCGCAAGGTTCATTTGCAGTTGCACATGATGAAGGCTCCAGTACACATTGTGAAACTGAAAATGGTTTGGCAGTTAAGAATGATCTGAATACTACAGGTCACACAGAGAGTGAAGACTTGAAATGTACCGATCCATCGTTGAAATTTATATTGATTGGTTTCAGCAAAGGTTGTGTGGTTTTGAATCAGCTGCTGTACGCATTGAGTGAAGCAAAAAAAGATGAAGAATTAGCTGCCTTCATTAATAATATCAAAGAGATGTATTGGTTGGATGGTGGTCACGCTGGGGGAAGCAACACCTGGGTCACCAGTCCTGAAATCTTGAAGGTGTTTGCCCAAACAAATATTCCTGTGCACGCACACGTTACACCTTATCAAGTGCGGGACAGCATGAGGGCTTGGATTGGAAAAGAGCACAAGAAATTCATCCGGCTCCTTGTGGGGTATGGTGCAAAAGTGATTAATCAACTTCATTTTGAGAACGAAACCCCTTCTGTGGATAATCACTTTAGGGTGCTTCAAGTGTTCAAAGATGCTTTGGATCCTAAGTGA